The following proteins are encoded in a genomic region of Papaver somniferum cultivar HN1 unplaced genomic scaffold, ASM357369v1 unplaced-scaffold_13954, whole genome shotgun sequence:
- the LOC113335351 gene encoding F-box/kelch-repeat protein At3g06240-like, with translation EAVHWSGDTATREKTIISFDINSEKFIGLPLPEETMKCPEEIFDVQVLGDSLCLICGVRNVHVDVWVMQNYGVRESWTKQFTITQEGMTEEPRLLKFYGSVKDSEILIQVGERLGLYDQKNDSVRILDINGINDGNFFSESYVESLVSVSSGTYMGTTGKKQSKDAIEIQDSHSKRNTKVTMEEAADKEAKRKHNELLDESSSSSKRKRASYENKELDAVNSSLGDALFVNV, from the coding sequence GTGAAGCTGTACACTGGTCAGGTGATACGGCCACTCGTGAAAAAACTATAATCTCCTTTGATATTAACAGTGAGAAGTTCATTGGTTTACCACTTCCTGAAGAAACTATGAAATGCCCAGAAGAGATATTTGATGTCCAAGTGCTGGGAGATTCCCTTTGCTTAATTTGTGGTGTCCGTAACGTTCATGTTGATGTATGGGTTATGCAAAATTATGGTGTGAGAGAATCTTGGACAAAGCAATTCACCATTACCCAAGAAGGAATGACTGAAGAACCCCGATTATTAAAGTTCTATGGCTCTGTTAAAGATAGTGAGATTCTAATACAGGTTGGTGAACGTCTCGGTTTATACGACCAAAAGAATGATAGCGTTAGGATCCTAGATATAAATGGCATAAATGATGGTAATTTTTTCTCGGAGAGTTACGTGGAGAGCTTAGTTTCGGTGAGTTCAGGTACTTATATGGGTACAACGGGGAAAAAACAGTCCAAGGATGCTATTGAAATTCAAGATTCTCACTCGAAGAGAAACACCAAAGTTACAATGGAAGAAGCTGCAGATAAAGAAGCGAAACGCAAGCATAATGAACTACTAGATGAAAGTAGTAGCAGTTCTAAAAGAAAACGAGCATCTTATGAGAACAAAGAATTGGATGCCGTTAATTCTTCTCTTGGTGATGCTTTATTTGTCAACGTATAA